A single Mesomycoplasma ovipneumoniae DNA region contains:
- the serS gene encoding serine--tRNA ligase — translation MDIRLILNNKSFVEKKLSDRGFDISIIADLYQKAQKRNSLRQEIDELLAQKNKTSKQIGLYVRENKDAEDLKNQVSQIKDKLANLETEWQELDDWVSQKILEVPNLPDDSVPFGNSELDNQVIYHWGQPKKIDPKIKPHYEFGKSKNILDFKRAVKISGNRFVIYKNLAAKLVRALINFMIDTHVNSGYQEIVPNTLVLENSLYGTGQLPKFSEDLYSLKNSDLWLIPTAEVPLTNYYQDEIIDLEKPISLVGYSKCYRSEAGSGGKDTRGLIRLHEFHKVELVKITNEVDGIKEFDNVVQDAAKILKLLNIPYRAVLLCSGDLGFSSKKTIDLEAWLPSEQTYREVSSISYCGDFQARRAKIRYRDEKNNVYAHTINGSGLAIDRIVAILLEQNQNPDGSWTIPEVLKPYFN, via the coding sequence ATGGATATTCGTTTAATTTTAAACAACAAATCTTTTGTTGAAAAAAAATTATCAGACCGTGGTTTTGATATTTCTATAATTGCCGACTTATATCAAAAAGCCCAAAAACGTAACTCTTTGCGTCAGGAAATTGATGAATTATTAGCCCAAAAAAATAAAACTAGTAAGCAAATAGGCCTTTATGTCCGTGAAAATAAAGACGCTGAAGATTTGAAAAACCAAGTAAGTCAAATTAAAGATAAACTTGCAAATTTAGAAACAGAGTGACAAGAACTTGATGACTGAGTTAGTCAAAAAATTCTTGAAGTGCCAAATCTTCCTGATGATTCAGTTCCTTTTGGAAATTCTGAACTTGATAATCAAGTAATTTATCACTGAGGACAGCCAAAAAAAATCGATCCTAAAATCAAGCCTCACTATGAATTTGGTAAATCTAAAAACATTTTAGATTTTAAACGAGCTGTAAAAATTTCAGGCAATCGCTTTGTAATTTATAAAAATTTAGCGGCTAAATTAGTTCGGGCTTTGATAAATTTTATGATTGACACTCATGTAAATTCAGGTTATCAGGAAATTGTTCCAAATACTTTAGTTCTTGAAAATTCGCTATATGGAACAGGTCAACTTCCGAAATTTTCAGAAGATTTGTATTCTTTAAAAAATTCTGATCTTTGACTAATTCCGACAGCCGAAGTTCCTTTGACAAATTATTACCAAGATGAAATTATTGACTTAGAAAAACCAATTTCGCTTGTTGGTTACAGTAAATGTTATCGATCTGAAGCCGGAAGTGGCGGTAAAGACACAAGAGGTTTGATCCGACTTCATGAATTTCACAAAGTTGAACTTGTTAAAATAACAAATGAAGTTGATGGAATAAAAGAATTTGACAATGTTGTTCAAGATGCTGCTAAAATTTTGAAATTGCTAAACATACCTTATCGCGCTGTGCTTTTGTGTAGTGGTGATCTTGGATTTTCAAGTAAAAAAACTATTGATTTAGAAGCATGACTTCCATCAGAACAGACATACCGTGAAGTTTCATCAATTAGCTATTGTGGTGATTTTCAAGCTAGAAGAGCAAAAATTCGCTACCGTGATGAAAAAAATAACGTTTATGCACACACAATTAACGGATCTGGCCTTGCAATTGATAGAATTGTCGCGATTTTACTCGAACAGAATCAAAACCCTGATGGTAGTTGAACAATACCAGAAGTTTTAAAACCTTATTTTAATTAG
- the eno gene encoding phosphopyruvate hydratase: protein MSKITRIFAREILDSRGNPTIQVEVHTQAGGFGSAIVPSGASTGSREALELRDSNTEYAYNWFGQKGVMTAVNNVNNIIAPEIIGLCVKNQRLIDQKMIDLDGTPNKERLGANAILGVSLAVAKAAASELRLPLFRYLGGPNPTLMPVPMLNVINGGEHASNTLDFQEFMIMPLGFSTFRKALQASNKVFHTLAKLLKKSGFGTQVGDEGGFAPNLSSHEHALDFLVEAIKEAGFNPAVDGENAIAISIDAAASEFYDGQKYVFKKLKAASADQENHQKYEFTSEELLDYYGQLFDKYPIISVEDGFAESDWDGFIAFTKRFGQTHQIVGDDLTVTNVKILKEAIKTKAINSILIKLNQIGTLTETLDAIQLAQKSGLTAVISHRSGESEDTTISDLAIAVSSGQIKTGSLSRTDRIAKYNRLLVIEEFLDTYSKSEYIGRDVFYNLKK, encoded by the coding sequence ATGTCAAAAATTACAAGAATTTTTGCAAGAGAAATTCTTGATTCACGGGGAAATCCAACAATTCAAGTTGAGGTTCACACCCAAGCGGGCGGTTTTGGGTCTGCAATTGTTCCATCAGGAGCTTCAACTGGGTCAAGAGAAGCGCTTGAATTACGTGATTCAAATACAGAATATGCTTATAATTGATTCGGTCAAAAAGGTGTAATGACCGCAGTTAATAATGTAAATAATATTATTGCTCCTGAAATTATCGGTCTTTGTGTTAAAAATCAAAGACTTATTGATCAAAAAATGATTGATTTAGACGGAACTCCAAACAAAGAAAGACTTGGTGCGAATGCTATTTTAGGTGTTTCTTTAGCAGTTGCAAAAGCAGCCGCAAGTGAGTTGAGACTTCCGCTTTTCCGTTATTTAGGTGGTCCAAACCCAACTTTAATGCCAGTTCCAATGCTTAACGTGATAAACGGAGGCGAGCATGCTTCAAATACGCTTGATTTTCAAGAGTTTATGATTATGCCACTTGGTTTTTCAACATTTAGAAAAGCTTTGCAAGCATCAAATAAAGTATTTCACACTTTAGCAAAACTTCTTAAAAAATCAGGATTTGGAACTCAAGTTGGTGATGAAGGTGGATTTGCCCCTAACTTAAGTTCTCACGAGCATGCACTTGATTTTTTAGTTGAAGCAATCAAGGAAGCAGGATTTAATCCGGCTGTTGATGGTGAAAATGCTATTGCAATTTCAATTGATGCTGCTGCTAGTGAATTTTATGATGGCCAAAAATATGTCTTTAAAAAATTAAAAGCAGCTTCTGCTGATCAAGAAAATCACCAAAAATATGAATTTACATCAGAAGAATTGCTTGATTATTACGGACAACTTTTTGATAAATATCCAATAATTTCAGTCGAAGATGGTTTTGCCGAATCAGACTGAGACGGATTTATTGCTTTTACCAAAAGATTTGGACAAACACATCAAATTGTCGGTGATGACTTAACTGTTACAAATGTAAAAATTCTAAAAGAAGCTATCAAAACAAAAGCAATTAATTCGATTTTAATTAAATTAAATCAAATTGGAACACTAACTGAAACACTTGATGCAATTCAACTTGCGCAAAAATCAGGATTAACAGCAGTTATTTCACACCGTTCTGGTGAATCTGAAGATACTACAATTTCTGATCTTGCAATCGCAGTTTCATCTGGTCAAATCAAAACAGGATCACTTTCAAGAACTGACCGAATTGCCAAATATAATCGACTTCTAGTAATTGAAGAATTTTTAGACACATATTCAAAAAGTGAATATATTGGAAGAGATGTTTTTTACAATCTAAAAAAATAA
- a CDS encoding ribulose-phosphate 3-epimerase has protein sequence MKKKIISPSLLNVSKNNRLKLVRTFLNLGIKWFHFDFMDGKFVENTAISLSEIKKIVTKSKKFISDAHLMSVDPESQIEELIGYVDFVTIHFESKNYDEIHRIILKYSERIKIGLAIKPSTKIEEILDLLPKIDLILVMSVEPGRGGQDFIQETYQKISNLAKIIRESNYSILIQVDGGIKDYNAKKVFESGADVIVVGTFLAQKPNKTKIQKLLN, from the coding sequence ATGAAAAAAAAGATTATTAGCCCTTCACTTTTGAATGTTAGCAAAAATAACCGTCTAAAATTAGTTAGAACTTTTTTGAATCTTGGAATAAAATGATTCCATTTTGATTTTATGGACGGAAAATTTGTTGAAAATACAGCAATTTCTCTTTCAGAAATTAAAAAAATTGTGACTAAATCAAAAAAGTTTATTTCTGATGCTCATTTAATGTCAGTTGATCCTGAAAGTCAAATTGAAGAACTAATTGGCTATGTTGATTTTGTCACAATCCATTTTGAAAGTAAAAATTATGACGAAATTCATAGGATAATTTTAAAATACTCTGAAAGAATTAAAATAGGACTTGCAATAAAACCTTCGACAAAAATTGAAGAAATTTTAGATTTATTACCCAAAATTGATCTGATTTTGGTAATGTCAGTTGAACCTGGAAGAGGTGGGCAGGATTTTATCCAAGAAACATATCAAAAAATTAGCAACTTAGCAAAAATAATTCGTGAGTCAAATTACAGCATTTTAATCCAAGTTGACGGTGGAATTAAAGATTACAATGCAAAAAAAGTCTTTGAATCAGGGGCTGATGTGATTGTTGTAGGAACTTTTTTGGCTCAAAAACCAAATAAAACAAAAATCCAAAAGTTATTAAATTAA
- the rsgA gene encoding ribosome small subunit-dependent GTPase A, which yields MKGQIVRVIAGFYDVFEPSTQKLYPLLRGSGSLRQKQISPLVGDFVEFDPSGFIKEILPRKNWLKRPKVANIDQALIFVSLKEPNFSPLLLDTFLLMIEFKNISPILIVTKVDLEPNYKNLLLDYQKMGYSVFFINNNKKKIPSDLQEKLKNKLNFVIGQSGVGKTSFINNLFGTQFEVQEISFSLNRGKHTTRVVQIIRKGDFQIVDTPGFSSFNYDEIPKDQIKSSFEIFRQFLPKCKFRTCFHFHEQIENCAVKNAVKHGIISETRYKNYLYLLEKYEKKDY from the coding sequence ATGAAGGGACAAATTGTTAGAGTTATAGCGGGTTTTTATGATGTTTTTGAACCATCAACCCAAAAACTCTATCCACTTTTGAGAGGATCTGGATCACTTAGACAAAAACAAATATCTCCTTTAGTTGGAGATTTTGTTGAGTTTGATCCTAGTGGATTTATTAAAGAAATTCTTCCACGAAAAAACTGACTAAAACGTCCAAAAGTTGCTAATATTGACCAGGCACTTATTTTCGTTTCGCTAAAAGAGCCTAATTTTTCGCCTTTATTGCTTGATACTTTTTTGTTAATGATTGAATTTAAAAATATTAGTCCAATTTTGATAGTTACCAAAGTTGATCTTGAACCAAATTATAAAAATTTGTTGCTTGATTATCAAAAAATGGGATATTCTGTTTTCTTTATTAATAATAATAAAAAAAAAATTCCTAGCGATTTGCAAGAAAAACTTAAAAATAAACTTAATTTTGTCATCGGACAAAGCGGAGTTGGAAAAACAAGTTTTATCAATAATTTGTTTGGCACACAATTTGAGGTTCAGGAAATTTCTTTTTCATTAAATCGCGGAAAACACACCACGCGAGTTGTCCAAATTATAAGAAAAGGAGACTTTCAGATAGTAGATACGCCTGGATTTTCTAGCTTTAATTATGATGAAATTCCCAAAGATCAAATTAAAAGTTCTTTTGAAATTTTTCGTCAGTTTTTGCCTAAATGCAAATTTAGAACATGCTTTCATTTTCATGAGCAAATAGAAAATTGTGCAGTAAAAAACGCTGTAAAACACGGCATAATTTCAGAAACTAGGTATAAAAATTATCTCTATCTTTTAGAAAAATATGAAAAAAAAGATTATTAG
- the gmk gene encoding guanylate kinase: MKQKMNKLIVISGPSGVGKGTIESILLKNNKLPIKLAISATTRQKRANEIDGVSYFFLDHETFKEKIKNNEFIEWSCHLDNYYGTLESQIQYIQEQNFIPLLEIDTNGAKNIIENYKKNNQLDKILTIFILPPSLEVLKNRIENRLTETSNQIDLRLKKAESEIKIKDLFKFQVVNDNLEQCVDEIEKIITTEIKEL, from the coding sequence ATGAAGCAAAAGATGAATAAACTAATTGTAATTTCAGGTCCTTCAGGTGTTGGCAAAGGGACAATTGAGTCAATTTTATTAAAAAACAACAAATTGCCTATAAAACTTGCAATTTCTGCAACAACAAGACAAAAGCGCGCTAATGAAATTGACGGAGTGAGTTATTTTTTTTTAGACCACGAAACTTTCAAAGAAAAAATCAAAAATAATGAATTTATTGAGTGAAGTTGTCATCTTGATAACTATTATGGAACTCTAGAGTCACAAATTCAATATATTCAAGAGCAAAATTTCATTCCCTTATTAGAAATTGACACAAATGGTGCTAAAAATATTATTGAAAACTATAAGAAAAATAACCAATTAGATAAAATTTTAACTATTTTTATTTTACCTCCCTCGCTTGAAGTTCTAAAAAATAGAATTGAAAATAGACTCACAGAGACTTCAAATCAAATCGATCTTCGACTTAAAAAGGCTGAATCTGAAATTAAAATTAAAGATTTATTCAAGTTTCAAGTTGTAAATGACAATTTAGAACAATGTGTCGATGAAATTGAAAAAATTATAACAACAGAAATAAAAGAGCTGTAG
- the rsmD gene encoding 16S rRNA (guanine(966)-N(2))-methyltransferase RsmD, which yields MIRIISGNYRRAVIKNPEFSVVRPMSDRCRESIFSQLQFEIPNSKVLDLFAGTGAIGLEASSRGAKKVVASELNQQAYQNIVDFCKKYNVKKYEIFNKNAIFLLNDLSGQKFDFIFLDPPHAEEEITKKCFLKIAKNNLLEESGIIIYKTNLGSKLIPKFFSIEKTKKYAKNTVFFLRFNNEAKDE from the coding sequence ATGATTAGAATAATTTCTGGTAATTATAGGCGTGCTGTAATAAAAAATCCTGAATTTTCAGTAGTTAGGCCTATGTCTGATCGTTGTCGTGAGTCGATTTTTTCACAGTTACAATTTGAAATTCCAAATTCAAAAGTTTTAGATTTGTTTGCCGGAACAGGTGCAATCGGTCTTGAAGCTTCTTCGCGTGGGGCAAAAAAAGTTGTAGCTTCAGAGTTAAATCAGCAGGCATACCAAAATATTGTTGATTTTTGTAAAAAATATAACGTAAAAAAATACGAAATATTTAATAAAAACGCAATATTTTTGCTTAACGATCTTAGTGGGCAAAAGTTTGACTTCATTTTTTTGGATCCGCCACATGCTGAAGAAGAAATTACCAAGAAATGTTTTTTAAAAATTGCAAAAAATAATTTATTAGAAGAATCTGGAATTATAATTTACAAAACTAATTTAGGTTCTAAATTAATTCCCAAATTTTTTTCAATTGAAAAAACAAAAAAATACGCTAAAAATACTGTTTTTTTCCTAAGATTTAATAATGAAGCAAAAGATGAATAA
- the recO gene encoding DNA repair protein RecO gives MAEKIIKGIVVERFNFRDFDLIVKLVTNFGILKMVALGVRRPTSKNIYILNPGCLGEFEIFLAKNPNKLSKLKKGECLVRLDLTNENIYKFWKVIYQFSDENNYDSELFNIFQSAFSKINDKNVDAIIVYVIINWIKINGWISNLTSCKVCKTNKRLVNFDFYGGMECIYHRTLKPFFRFNVKELEILYWADFSLDEYLRKINFDHVYSIFEILKMFLKKNSYIIF, from the coding sequence ATGGCTGAAAAAATCATTAAAGGGATAGTTGTCGAAAGATTTAACTTTAGGGACTTTGATTTAATAGTTAAATTAGTAACAAATTTCGGGATTCTTAAGATGGTCGCACTCGGTGTACGTCGTCCAACTAGCAAAAATATTTATATATTAAATCCCGGATGCCTTGGTGAATTTGAGATTTTTTTGGCCAAAAATCCTAATAAATTATCTAAACTAAAAAAGGGTGAGTGCCTTGTTCGTTTAGATTTAACTAACGAAAATATTTATAAGTTTTGAAAAGTAATTTATCAATTTAGTGATGAAAATAACTATGATTCTGAACTTTTCAATATTTTTCAAAGCGCCTTTTCCAAAATAAATGACAAAAATGTAGACGCGATAATAGTTTATGTAATTATTAACTGAATTAAAATTAACGGTTGAATCAGCAATTTAACTAGTTGTAAAGTTTGCAAAACCAATAAAAGGCTTGTAAATTTTGATTTTTATGGTGGAATGGAATGTATTTATCATCGCACTTTAAAACCTTTTTTTAGATTTAATGTCAAGGAATTGGAAATTTTGTATTGAGCCGATTTTTCGCTTGATGAATATTTGCGAAAAATCAATTTTGACCATGTTTATTCTATTTTTGAAATTTTAAAAATGTTTTTAAAAAAAAATTCATATATTATTTTTTAA
- a CDS encoding MAG2960 family serine endopeptidase lipoprotein, producing MKKLSKLIFYNLFFGSISIILFSACNVNNDKFDSKEQISPKIHAKIENQQQISLDDVDWKNINFEYDSDKYNLQKLTLNKNFEQNSLTVNVLLVDTKKQLSIPKEFVFTSFLKVKDKAPEPNLDKVQKPVKEEKAKKVEKSPSSQPDFSKTKIQKILKPPSSNKPEITRIIKSEQKPKSQIVNNSNPKINNVPTNNSPINKVNSSQFQTVNYNTKTYNPLFEATPKLKYTNKIYSESQNPEYFKDAHYFGKDFLLNHSVMQIIQNTPKYQTGVHNLYTFLYNGDNNQPINFLDPNDPNRNKRFWELAKNVGHYGDFGKNNDEKLMFYNRGISYNGMAEQIYLPKFSEGESSGALSNSENLTEIVKKNPFGFLPSNLSQLFYYMKIDEIGKIFKISNLKKVSANFDDKKGQISILFESGDGKKQIWKSNQTNSNLKKDIDYEKFIYDRSFSLGIYGFKYYQDQFFGNRYGTEAFKEYGTAWVLDRITNNDANSDSYELLVGTNIHVWNMPQIFDKSMYFFDVDNKSEKSKKWNAGFVNQNYQFISEEDAKKGNKLKPFFTAARSEHLISGNKYENTYPKIKEYPVFDAYDSYLTAPYYTPRYKVEGIMGHDVDVGLKYLDNYNETTRVGTTKNGGSDFVILRLKIKKTDLEHVLPELKKAIDSGTEKDWHIGLGRNEKFSPIKTQFYGGYPVATSDNENADWEKGVNFKSNKSTGGIINTRSRVINDSLFHGLWVPYNDAENKDWNAKHEKWKNYQKPFLANLKHGMLKKVLNQHSNLYTKVNSENKLDALGPGSSGSMAIDSSFNLIGINYSYSTDSESNTFSNAISLMEGQSTYLDGFNGNIREDFKKKLQKDGLYTVKINPKS from the coding sequence ATGAAAAAGCTTAGTAAACTTATTTTTTATAATCTGTTTTTTGGCTCAATATCAATAATTTTATTTTCAGCGTGCAATGTAAACAATGATAAATTTGATTCAAAAGAACAAATTAGTCCTAAAATTCATGCAAAAATTGAGAACCAACAGCAAATTAGTCTTGATGATGTCGATTGGAAAAACATTAACTTTGAATATGACAGCGATAAATACAATTTGCAAAAATTGACTTTAAATAAAAACTTTGAACAAAATTCGTTAACAGTTAATGTTTTGCTTGTTGATACTAAAAAGCAACTTTCAATACCAAAAGAGTTTGTTTTTACTTCGTTTTTAAAAGTAAAAGACAAAGCACCAGAACCAAATTTAGATAAAGTTCAAAAACCAGTTAAAGAAGAAAAGGCAAAAAAAGTTGAAAAAAGTCCTAGTTCTCAGCCTGATTTTTCTAAAACTAAAATACAAAAAATTTTAAAACCACCTAGCTCTAATAAACCTGAAATTACGAGAATTATCAAGTCTGAACAAAAACCAAAATCACAAATTGTTAATAATTCTAACCCAAAAATCAATAATGTTCCAACTAATAATTCCCCTATTAATAAAGTAAATTCAAGTCAATTTCAAACTGTAAATTACAATACAAAAACTTATAACCCACTTTTTGAAGCAACTCCAAAATTAAAATACACAAATAAAATTTACAGCGAATCACAAAATCCTGAATATTTTAAAGATGCTCATTATTTTGGCAAAGATTTTTTACTAAATCATTCAGTGATGCAAATTATTCAAAATACACCAAAATATCAAACTGGAGTGCATAATTTATACACTTTTTTGTACAATGGCGATAATAATCAGCCAATTAATTTTCTTGATCCAAATGATCCAAATAGAAATAAAAGATTCTGAGAATTAGCAAAAAATGTCGGTCATTACGGCGATTTTGGTAAAAACAATGATGAAAAATTAATGTTTTATAATCGTGGTATTTCCTATAATGGAATGGCTGAACAAATATATCTTCCAAAGTTTTCTGAGGGTGAATCTTCGGGGGCTTTAAGTAATTCTGAAAATCTAACAGAAATTGTCAAAAAAAATCCTTTTGGTTTTTTGCCGTCCAATTTAAGTCAGTTATTTTATTACATGAAAATCGATGAAATTGGCAAAATTTTTAAAATTTCTAATTTAAAAAAAGTTAGTGCCAATTTTGATGATAAAAAAGGCCAAATTAGTATTCTGTTTGAAAGTGGTGATGGCAAAAAACAAATTTGAAAATCTAATCAAACTAATTCTAATTTAAAAAAAGATATTGACTATGAAAAGTTCATTTATGATCGCTCATTTAGTCTTGGAATTTACGGATTTAAATATTATCAAGATCAATTTTTTGGAAATAGATACGGCACTGAAGCTTTTAAAGAATACGGTACCGCCTGAGTTTTAGATAGAATAACAAATAATGACGCTAATTCTGATAGTTATGAACTTTTAGTTGGGACAAACATCCATGTTTGGAATATGCCACAAATTTTTGACAAAAGCATGTATTTTTTTGATGTAGATAACAAAAGTGAAAAATCAAAAAAGTGAAATGCTGGCTTTGTTAACCAAAACTATCAATTTATCTCTGAAGAGGATGCAAAAAAAGGCAATAAATTAAAGCCTTTTTTTACCGCAGCGCGTTCAGAGCATTTAATTTCAGGCAATAAATACGAAAATACATACCCAAAAATTAAAGAATATCCTGTTTTTGATGCTTATGACAGCTATTTAACCGCTCCATATTACACTCCGCGCTACAAAGTTGAGGGAATAATGGGTCATGATGTCGATGTTGGTCTTAAATATTTAGACAATTATAATGAAACCACCCGAGTTGGAACAACCAAAAACGGCGGTTCAGACTTTGTTATTTTAAGACTAAAAATTAAAAAAACTGATTTAGAACATGTTTTACCTGAATTAAAAAAGGCGATTGATTCTGGTACTGAAAAAGATTGACATATCGGTCTAGGTCGAAATGAAAAATTTAGTCCAATAAAAACACAATTTTATGGCGGATATCCAGTTGCTACTAGCGATAATGAAAATGCTGATTGAGAAAAAGGTGTAAATTTTAAATCTAATAAATCAACAGGTGGAATAATCAACACCCGATCACGTGTAATTAATGATAGTCTTTTTCATGGTCTTTGAGTTCCTTATAATGATGCTGAAAATAAAGACTGAAATGCTAAACATGAAAAGTGAAAAAACTACCAAAAACCATTTCTTGCCAATTTAAAACACGGAATGCTAAAAAAGGTTTTAAATCAGCATTCGAATTTGTACACAAAAGTAAATTCTGAAAATAAATTAGACGCTCTTGGTCCTGGATCTTCTGGATCGATGGCTATTGATTCAAGTTTTAATTTAATTGGTATAAATTATTCCTATTCAACTGATTCAGAAAGTAACACTTTTTCAAATGCAATTTCGTTAATGGAGGGTCAGTCTACTTATCTTGATGGATTTAACGGTAATATTCGCGAAGATTTTAAGAAAAAATTACAAAAAGATGGGTTATATACAGTTAAAATTAATCCTAAATCCTAA
- a CDS encoding IS3 family transposase, with product MKQYRFTIEDKFKYIKIAESKGLKNAILQFAEEFREIYKNKSKSKKADKEWMLHIYANNLIRNWQKKFYNNDMKSLISTRGKIKSPRKPKKKYTINDLSENDREVYQEIIETVLRKYGVDPGIILEELKKRKQEQEKDKNKIENSTRICSVFKVNRTSIYEKIRVKKPPKKMIYDEDLLQWIRENFILNRKVKGRDILYNIYINQGNYVSTYVFQKHYEFLGLKSLAYKKQGKPAPKEKKFTRIWTEDHIKGEFSSENFGEKWFADIKFIKINNEWFYLHSIIETKSNYLLNFSISKTRFSEETINLVKQTIKKYNIKPKFFHSDHGVEYANYKFANFLKQNGIQQSMSPKGNALANRPIEYFYAVFQRELLNIEGENFENVAIAYQKISEFIDWYNNERPQSCLSYKTPSYYMR from the coding sequence ATGAAACAATACAGATTTACAATTGAAGACAAATTTAAATACATCAAAATTGCCGAATCTAAAGGGCTAAAAAACGCAATTTTGCAATTTGCAGAAGAATTTAGAGAAATTTACAAAAACAAATCTAAAAGTAAAAAAGCGGATAAAGAATGAATGTTGCATATATACGCTAATAATTTGATAAGAAATTGGCAAAAAAAGTTTTATAATAATGATATGAAAAGTTTAATTAGTACTCGTGGAAAAATCAAATCTCCACGCAAACCAAAAAAGAAATATACAATTAACGATCTTTCTGAAAACGATCGTGAAGTTTACCAAGAAATAATTGAAACTGTTCTTAGAAAATACGGGGTTGACCCCGGGATTATTCTTGAGGAGCTCAAAAAACGAAAACAAGAACAAGAAAAAGATAAAAACAAAATCGAAAATTCCACTAGAATTTGTAGCGTTTTTAAGGTTAATCGCACTTCTATTTATGAGAAAATTAGGGTGAAAAAACCACCAAAGAAAATGATTTATGATGAAGACTTACTTCAGTGAATTCGCGAAAATTTTATTTTAAATCGAAAGGTAAAAGGCCGAGACATCCTATATAATATTTACATAAATCAGGGAAATTATGTAAGCACGTACGTGTTTCAAAAACACTACGAATTTTTAGGATTAAAATCACTAGCTTATAAAAAGCAAGGAAAACCAGCACCAAAAGAGAAAAAGTTTACGCGAATTTGGACTGAAGATCATATCAAAGGTGAATTTAGCTCAGAAAATTTTGGTGAAAAATGGTTTGCTGATATTAAATTTATCAAAATTAACAACGAATGATTTTATCTACACTCAATTATTGAAACAAAATCCAATTACTTGCTCAATTTTTCAATTTCTAAAACAAGATTTTCAGAAGAAACTATAAACTTAGTAAAACAAACAATCAAAAAGTACAATATTAAACCAAAATTTTTCCATTCAGATCATGGCGTGGAATATGCGAACTACAAATTTGCTAATTTTTTAAAGCAAAATGGTATCCAACAATCAATGTCGCCAAAAGGTAATGCACTTGCAAACCGTCCTATTGAATATTTTTATGCGGTTTTTCAACGAGAATTGCTTAATATTGAGGGCGAAAATTTTGAAAATGTGGCTATTGCTTATCAAAAAATAAGTGAATTTATTGATTGGTATAACAATGAAAGGCCTCAAAGTTGCTTATCATATAAAACTCCAAGTTATTATATGAGGTAA
- the msrB gene encoding peptide-methionine (R)-S-oxide reductase MsrB, with amino-acid sequence MEKNKKKLDHLNELQYKVTQENFTEPPFDNLYNDNYEEGVYVDIIDGTPLFLSSTKYNSGSGWPSFWKPLNEDSVVEVLDFSHAMTRVEVRSKNADSHLGHVFNDGPKEQGGRRYCINSAALKFIPKNELKSNNLEHLLKYFD; translated from the coding sequence ATGGAAAAAAACAAGAAAAAACTTGATCATTTAAACGAATTACAATACAAAGTTACACAAGAAAATTTTACAGAACCACCTTTTGATAATCTTTATAACGATAATTACGAAGAAGGTGTTTATGTTGATATTATCGACGGAACTCCGCTTTTTTTGTCTTCAACTAAATATAATTCAGGATCTGGTTGACCATCTTTTTGAAAACCTTTAAACGAGGACTCAGTTGTTGAAGTTCTTGATTTTAGCCACGCAATGACTAGAGTTGAAGTTCGCTCAAAAAATGCTGATTCCCATTTAGGTCACGTTTTTAATGATGGGCCTAAAGAACAAGGAGGAAGACGTTATTGTATTAATTCAGCTGCCCTTAAATTTATTCCTAAAAATGAATTAAAAAGCAATAATTTAGAGCATCTTTTAAAATACTTTGACTAA